GCCGCGGGCGGCGCGCGGCCGTACGGACGCAAGAATCGACTCACACAAGAGGATCACCCGAAACGAGTAAGGGCGTCACTCTGTCGTCTTCGCCGCAGCGTCGTCCTGTGACGGGTTTGTACTGGGTATGGACGTCCAGGTTGCGAATGCCTCCCGGCGTTGCGTGTTCATCAAGGTGGACGTGACACAACACAGAGCGGCGTGACCTGTCGTCGGACTGGGTGCTCCCGTGCGCGGTCAGTTACACGAACAGCCGCCTGACTCTCACACTCTGCTACTCAAACTTACGTTTGAACTGCGGTTTTGTCGGTGCCTGTGCCTAGCGTGAAGAGCCGTGAATGTCAGGACACGGCGGCTGAGCACCGCGAAGGTTGACGCTGCAGCGTTCTGCCGGCAGTACCGGCTACGACGAGGGTGGACGCCGCGCAGTGAGCGATGACGATGACGGTCGCGGGAGCGCGCCGGGACAGGCTCGGTTGAGCAGGTGGGAGCTGGCCGGCTTTCCTGGCCGCGTCGAAATCGCGAACTACCTCACCCAGGAGCACACCTCGCAGTATCGGTTGATCGTCGATGTGCTGTTCGATGCTCAAGAAGTGGCCCTGACCGGAATCGGGCGGGACGAGCTACTGACCGCACTCCAAGACCGCATCGAGGCTGCAGTCGGCGGCCTTCAGGCGCGGGAACTGACGATGCCACCGGTGCTGGACCTGGACGCCCGGATGCACCAGTTGGAGCAATGGGGCGTGGTGCACAGCTGGCAGGACCGGGCCCGCACGGAGGCGGATTTCGTCCGATCGCGGGACCGCTACCAGCTCACACCAGAAGCAGCAGATTTGCACGGCTGGCTGCGTCAGCGCGGTGATGATCACTCGGCGATGGCGTCGGCCGCGGCGTTCGCGCCCGCTGTGATCGCTGATCGTCTCGACGACATGCTTGGCGCAGCTAGCGTCAAGGACTATCCGGCCGCTGCTCAGGCGTGGTCGCAGGTGCGTACCACGCTGAAGAACATGGCCGACGCCGCGCGGATCTGGCAGTCGCGCTTGGCTTCGGCGCTGGCGGGTACGCCGGATGAGGGCAAGATCACGCAGCTGCGGGACACGGTCATGTCCTACATCACCGTGTGGGGCGCTGGGATCGACACCTACACCGCACGTATTCGCAACGCGGTGCAGCGGCTGGACGACATGGGTCCCCAGCTGTGGCGAGAGGTCGCAGTGGTCGGTCTGGATCCGGAGGCCCGTGAGGAAACGATCTCGACCATGGCCGAAGTCCACCACGCTGGGGTGGACACCCTGCGGGCGTGGTTCGCCACCAGCGACAATCAGGCGGCACGGTTGCGCCGGCAGGTCCGCGATGCGGTGACACCGCTGCTGCGTGGAACCCGCGCCTTGCTGTCGACCGGTGGCCATATCACCCGGCAGGCCGAGCTGTTTCGGGTCGCCGCCGTCATCGACTCGGCGACCGACGACCAAGAGGCGTGGCGGGTGTGGTGTCAGGCCACCGGACAGTGGTCGGCCCGCCATCTACCCGGTGAACCGGCCGATCCACCGGTGGGCGTCGCGCGCACGTCGTTCTGGGAAGCGCCGCCGGTGTCGATCGACGCCGTCGCGCGACAACGTTCCCGCAGCACGAGCGGCGGTCCGCCGGCGCAGGTGCCTAACCGGCGCAGCGCGCGGGATCAGGCACGACGGCTGCTGGAGAAGCAGCGCCGAGAGCAGTCCGCGGCTGAGCGTGAGCTCCTGGCACGTTCCGGCACCCCACTGTCGACGTGGACACCGCTAGGGGCGGGGGAGGCGGAGCTGTTCTGGGGTGTGCTGACCGCGGTGGCCTCCGCCCGCACCGCCAACGATGCTGAGGTGCGCCGCGTGACCACGGCCGATGGCCGGTGGCTGGTGATCGCGCATCCCCCGGCTCGGCCCGACGATTCCGCGCGGGTGCGCACACCCGGTGGTGACATCGTCTGCGGCGATTGGACGTTGGAGTTGATCCCCGCATGACAGCCCGGGTGTACGACGAACTTCCCGAGTCGGTACGCAAGCACACCGCGCAGAGAGCATGGCTGGGACTGCTGGCGTTTCCGATACTGACCTATCAGACCAACCCGCGGCTCTATCGCGCCGTGCTGGACAACCGTGGCACGCTGACTCGGTGGGCGGCGCGCGTCGGGTACCGGCTGACCACCTCCGTCGGGGTCGTCCGGCTGCATCGCGATCCGGCTGGCCCGGAGTTGACTGCCGCGCCAGTGACCGTGGAGCCACCTTCGCGCCGGGAACTGGTGCTGCGGATCCTGCTGGCCGCCGCATGTGAAGAGATTACCGGCAGCACTACGGTGCAGTACCTGTCCGATGCGGTCCGGGCAGCCTCGGTCAGTCCGGCCTGCCACGTCACGCCGTACGACCCCAACCCGGGCAAGGACGAGGGTCGTCGCAAGGCGCGCATGGAGCGGCAGATGTTCCTGAAGGCGGTCGACCACATGGTGCGGTGCGGCGTGCTGATCCGCCGTACCTCCGATGACGCGTTGCTGCGTCAGTGGGAGGACGACGGGGAAGGGATCGGCGGCGGTTTCGAAGTCAATCCCGACGCGTTGCTGCAGTTCATCGACCCGCACACCGTGCATCGCGTGTTCACCGCCGACAGCGGCTACGTCGAGGACGTTCGGACGGCGACGCGGCGGCAACGCATGCTGCGCCGGCTGCTGGAGGACACCGCGTTGCTGTACGGCGACCTGCGTCCCGAGGATGCCGACTACGCCCGCGCACAACGGTCTTCCCTGGCCGCTGCCGCGACGGAGATGACCGGTGGCGCCCTGGAGATCAGGGCGGAAGGGATGCTGCTGAGGCTGCCGGAGGACAGCCCTCCAGGTCTCGTCGTGGCCTTCCCCGGAAGCAAGCGCTCCTCGTGGTTCGCGCTGAACATCCTGGATGCCGCGATCGCTGCCGGTCCGCCGCCCGATGCTGTAGGCCGGGTCGCGGTGGCCTCAGCTGTCATCGACGAACTCATCGCGGAAGTCGCCGCCCGGTACGCCAAGGCTCTCACCGACGAGTTGCGCGGTGGCGTGGGCCGGCTGCGCACAGCCGTCGAACCGATCCTGCAGACTGTCGGACTCGTGCGCGTCAGTCCTAGTCGTGAGTGGATCATTCAGCCCACCGCCGCGCGGTTCCGCAATCCGCGGGTCAGCTTCCAACCGGTTCTCACCGCCGACAATGGCGAGTTCGACACCAACTTGATGATCAACCTTGAGATGGATGACAGCCGATGACCCAGGCCGATAGCGCTGCAACAGAAGAGCGAGCCGATGCCGCGATGCATTGGCGTGAGCAGGCCGAGGGCGGCGGACTGCCGATGCCGGGACGGCGACGCTGGCAGCCGTTGCGAGTCGGTGTGGTCAACCTGTGGGAGTTCGACCGCGCCGAGGCGTGGTATGCCGACGGCCGGCTGCAACTGGCTGGTGCCAACGAGTCGGGCAAGTCCACCTTGATGACCTTGACCACGCTGCTGCTACTCGCCGGGGACGTTTCCTCCTACAACATCGACACTCTCGGTTCGGCCACCAAGAAGTTCCGCTTCTACGTCGAACCCTCGGACCACTCGATGGACCGGCGCGAGAAGAATGCCAAGAAGTACCGCGGCTGGGCGTGGGCCGAGTACGGTCGACTGACCGGCGACGGGCCCGAGTTCTTCACCACGCTGCTGTTTGCCCAAGCTCGTGTGGGCGACAATGACATGTCGCCACCGACATGGTGCACCCTGTTGGGACATCAACGCGTTCGAGCGGGACTGACGCTAGTCGAGTCGGGCCTCCCCGTAGAACCCGGCCAGGTCAAGAACATCGTCGGATTCGAGCAGCACCCGTCGGGTGAGAAGTACCGTGGCGCCATCGCTCGGACGATGTTCGACGGAAATTCCACGGTGCTCACTCAGCTCATCCGGGTCCTGCGGGTGCTGCGGACTCCCAAGATCGGTGCGCGGTTCGAAGTGGACGATCTGGCTACGGCGTTCCGGCACGCACTTCCTGCCATCGATGACGACGAGATCGATCAGCTGTCCCAGGACTGGGACGAGTTGGAACGGATGCGAACCGAGCAGGACAACGCAGAACAGGCCCTGGCCGCGATCACCCAGTTCACCAACAAGTATTGGCTTGCGTGGGCGCACAGTGAGATCCGACAAGCAGCAGATCCTGTGCTCGCCACGCGCGACGCCCTGAAGCAGGCGCGGCGCAACGAAACGAAGGAACGGTCCACGCTGGACAAGTGTGCCGACGAGCTCACGTCGGTCGATGAGCAGATTGGCACAGCGGAAAAGGGGCAGCAGCAGGCTCGAACTCAGAAGGAAACGCTGCAAAAGCAACAAGAGTACAAAGAGGCAGAGAGCGCCACTGCCAACGCCCGCTCGCTGCGAGAACAAGCCGACAAGGCCGCTGAGCGGTCTCGGCGGACGGCAGGGCGCGTCGACGCGGCGAACAACCAGTTCGACAAGGCTCGTGAGCGCCACGACACAGCACGGGACAATGCGGAACAAGCCGATAGGAAGCGCGAACAGCTCGGTCGCGCCGTGGCGACCGCGGCTGGCGATGCAGGATACGGCGAGCTCGTCGATGAACTCATCGAGCGAGGGGACATCGCGCGGCTGACCCACCTCGCTTCCCACCGCCAGAAACTCGCCGATCACCTGCGTGGGCTGCTACACACCCAGGATCAGGCCGAGCAGCGAGCTGGCCTTGCACACGAACAACTTCGCGATGCAGAGACTCAACACCGGGCCGCCGTGGAAGCCGCGGTCAAGGTTGACAGCGAGGTCGAGCAGGCGACCGCCGCGGTAGCCCACCAACTGGTGAAGTGGACGTCACAGCTGCCCGAAAGTCCGCCATCAGCTGATCTCATCGAGACCTGGATGGCGCAAGTCACCGCCATCGCCGAGGCGCCACAACCAACACCGGTGCTCAAGGAACTCTTGCTACACCAACACTTCCTTCCGCTCCAGTCCGAGCTCACCGGACAGCGACAGAGCCAACAGCAGGAACTCACCGCCGCCGTAGCCCTGTGCGACCAGATTACCGGCGAGATCGAGCAGCTGTCGGCACAGACCGAACCGTCGCCGCCGTCGCCATACCTGTGGTCGCGTCGACCGCGTCCCGAAGGAATCAGCGACTCCGGCGCACCTCTGTGGCGACTCGTGGACCCATTGCCGGAAACCAGCACTGAGCAGGTTGCCATGCTCGAAGCAACCCTGGATGCCGCCAGCCTTCTCCAGGCGTGGATCACACCAGACGGCAGCTACCGCACCGACCGCGACGGCCACGAGACCGTCTGGCAGCTCGCCCCCCAAACCCGTGGTACCGACACCGCTCACTCCAGCGAGTCCCAGCCCGACAGCCAGGACGCTGGATCGCCCCACCGACAGCGGACCCTGCGATCTGTGCTGGCACCTGCCACCGGACTACCCGACAACCTGCGCGACGTCGTGGAGCAGTTGCTGGCCAGCGTCGCCTACACAGAAACCCTCAACGACGACACCAAGTCAGACAACGGCACCCAAACTGCCGTCGCCGAGGGAACGCCCGGAAGCAACATCGGCACCACACGTGTCACCATCGCGCACGATGGTCACTGGCAGTTCGCCGACCTAACGGGCGGCGCCGCCCCAGCGCATGACGGCGCGGAACTGCTCGGTACGGCGGCACGGGAAGCGGCGCGCCAACGCCGCCTGGAACAACTCAACACCGCTCTCGCTACCGCCGATGCCCACGTCAACGAACTCACCCAGCAGGTCGCCGACCTCGCCGCCCGCCTCGATGCCCTCAACACCGCCTACAACAACCCGCCGTCGGATACCGCAGTGGTCGCTACCATCCACTCGGCCCGGCAGGCAACCGAGCTCGTCGCCAGCAGGGCACGCGAGCTGACCAAAGCCCAAGACGCGGTACGTAAGGCTCGTGAGGCCGTGGAGACCGCGACACGCGAAGTCATCTCCTTCGCCGATGAGCACCACATGCCGCGTCATCATGAGGAACTGGAAGCCGTGGCCTCTGCCTTGGCAGCACTGCGGACCAACATCGGCGATTTCGACGCCGCAGGGCAGGTGGCAGCAACCCTGCACCAAGCCTTGATCCGAGCAGAGCAGGACCTGTGGCAGCGCCAAGAGGAATTCCGCACCGTAAGCGAGGAGTCCCGTTCTGAGCAGGAGGAAGCGCAACGCCTCCACACCGCGGCAAAAGAGGCTGGCGCGGCCTTGTCCTTGCAGGGGAAGGAAATCCTCAATCGCGTCGCGGAGTTAGACCACACGATCAACAGTTTCGACACCAATCTGCAGCTCCTGCGTGAGAAGCAACGAGACCTGCTTGAAGCACGCACTACGGCCAAGAGCAGCGCAGACACCGCTACCCAGCGCAGACAAGCTGTCGAATCCGAACATGCCGACGCCCTGCAGCACTGGTGGGAACACCTGGACACCGGCATCCCGGAACTCTGCGGCATCACCGTTTCCCTCGAACGATCACCCGAGACCGCCATCGAGGACGCCGACGCCGTCACCCAAGCCATATCCATCGTCGGCTGGGAACCCGGTACTCCGCAGGCCACCAACCACGCCCGTCGAAAATGGGAAGCACTGACCGGTCAGCTCCCGGAGCTGCGCTCACAATTGGAAGCCTTGTCCAGCAGAACCGCCACCTTGTCCGAACCCAGTGATACTGATCCGACTCAGCGGCCTTCAGTCGATCTGATCATCGATGGGTCTGGCAGGCCCTACCCACCGCCTGTCGCCGTGCAGGTCCTTCAGCAGCAACTCGACCAGCTCAAGGCCAACTACGACGCCGAACTCGACCACGCGATCAACGAGCTGCTGGGCAGCACGTTCGTCGAACACCTCCGGGACAGACTCGTTGAAGTCGAAAGTCTGCGGCTCCGTATCAACGACAAACTGAAAGCTAGCCCTACCACAACCTCCTCCCTCACCTTGCAACTGGTGCGCGTCCCGGTCTCGGAGGAACGCGACGCCAACGAAGTCCTCAAGGTCCTGGAGAAAGAGGGCGTCACATTCATGCCCGCGGCCACGCAGGCGCAAATCAAACAGTTCCTCGTCAGTCGCGTTGCAGAGGCTCAAGAAGCAGCCCGTGCCCACGGGGAAACCGACTGGCGCAAACGCCTGGAACACACGCTGGACTACCGACGCTGGTTCGATCTCAAGCTGGAATACAGCACAGCCTCGACAGGCAAGTCGGGCAAACGAATGTGGGTGGCACTGGAACGCGCCGAACACGACACCTTCTCCGGAGGGGCCCGTGTTGTCACCCTGCTCGCTCCGTTCATCGCCGCCTTGCAAGCGATGTACGATCAGCATCCCAACGCACCTCGACTGATGTGGCTCGACGAGGCGTTCGACGGGGTGGACCCGCCTAACAAGACCGCCCTGTTCCGGCTCCTCAGCGCCTGCGACCTCGACTGGATGATGGCCGGACCAGGGATGCTCGCCAACAACCCCGAAGTCCCCTTCGCTGCCATCGTCACCACCTGCCGCGCCCCCAAGCCGCTGCCCGGCGTCTTCTTCGAAACGATGCTCTGGAACGGCAAGGCCACCACCCACATCACCACCCCGGACCCCGCCGACCTCCCCGAGCTCGTTCGCCCGCTGCCCGACGGCGTGCAGGCCATGGCCCTGGACACCGGCCTGTTCGACTCACCCCAGTAGCCCTCTCACCTCACCTGCGAGCCGATGAACACTGACGACATCCCGACCGGCACCATCAACCAATCGGACACAGCCGCGGCCCACACCCAACTGATGAATTGGGCCGCCAAAGCTGGTCCCGCCAAGATCGTTGCGGCCTTACGCAAACACCTCGAAGACGGCTACAGCTGGGGCAAGACCGCCTTGCCCGTCGAGCTGACCGAGGAGGAACGACGACAGGTCCGGGCGCTGCTCGGCACCGATTGGGACGCCTCCGGCCGCGGAGTCACCCCGCACATTCTCAAAACCAAGCTGCTCAAGCTGGGCATCGACACCGACACCGCAGTCCGTCTGCTCTACGACGACGAATTGATCAACCGACGCGAGCAGCGCCGCGAACACCGTGCCAACGCCAGCGCTGAACGCCAACAAGCCCTTACCGTCCTGCTCGACGCCGGCATCCATCCCACATCGGCAGAAGCGTGGATGCGCCGCAAAAGACTCCCACAAGCTGGCCACGGCCAACTCATCGCGCTGACTCGATCCATCGCCGCGGCGTGGCAACACCTACCCCATGGCACCGACACGATCATGCTCAGCGTCCTCGCCGACGCCGCCTTAGACGACCCCCATGCTCTGGATCGCCGTGCCGGGCGCATCGGCCTCGACATCCTTCGCCTAGCCGACGGTGACGGCCACGACGACGCAGACTACGACGGTGACGGCTGGCGGACCGCCTGGGAGGCCCTCGGCGTCATCTGCGACCCGCTGTCCTCGCGCGTGCTCACCCTCAACCTTCCACTGACCGGTTCCGCTCCAGCCTGCGCGATCACCGCCGCAGCCAACCAGACCGGCGAACCCGTCTGGCTGACCTGGCGTTCCCTCAACGGCGACTTCGTCCTCGACCACAACCAGTGCGGCCCTGACCCACGAGTCGACGTGTACGTATGCGAGAACCCCACAGTCGTCGCAGCCGCCGCAGACACCCTGGCCAGCCGTTGCTACCCGTTGATCTGCACCAACGGAGTCCCCAGCGGAGCAGTCCGCAAGCTGCTCGCCGGTCTCGCCGCGACCGGCGCCCATCTACACATCCGCGCCGACGACGACACCACCGGCCAGGCGATCGTGGCCCAGTTGATGGCTACACTGCCGCACGCCTCGCTATGGCGCTACCAACAACGACCAGCGGATACCGTCAACAACAACCCGGAGTACGAAGAACGCGTCCTGAACGCGCTGCTGATGGACCTTGCTAATTCGAATGCGCTAGGCACGTGATGGCTGAGAACGTCTGGGTTCACGAAGGCACGTCACCAAAGGTAAGCACGAACCTGCTGTGGGTCTTCTCGATGGCGGGGCCGGCGAGCTCGCTGTCCGGGGTGTCTGCCGGGTAGACGATGAGCGACGGCGTGCTCTGGTTCCGCTCGGGCCCCCAGAGCCGGATCTCGTGGCATAGGTACTCGGTGAGCTCGGCGGCGGCCGGGCCGTGGCCGATCGCGCCCAGCTCCCAGCACACGTCGTCGCCGGCTTCCAGACGGCGGGCGGTGAGGTAGACGAGCGTGTCGCCGTCGACCAGGGCCATGCGCCACCAGCCTCCGATCGGGTCGCAGACCTCGGGCGGGACGTCGGCGTGGACCTTGATCCGGCATACACGCGGGTCGGTGACGGTGAGCCGAAGCCAGAGCCCATCGTGGGACTCGTTGCTGGCGATGGTGATCCCGGACCAGGCCGTGACACGCGGCTGGTCGAGCACACCACGCAACGCGTCGATCTCCACTGCTTGGTCTCGATCCCAGTGGAGCGTAACCAGTTCATCCGCAGCGATCGGACCGCTGAGTTCGCCTTCGTCCTCCACGCCCTGCAGGTACACGAAGCCGCACAGATGGAGCGAGTCGGAGACCAGTCGACCGTCGGTGTAGGTGAAGGCGACGCTGCGGCCCTGCCCGCGCCAGCGCAGTGGAGCGACCAGGCGTCCTCCAGGAGCAAGCTGCTGCCACCATGCGGCGGGGATGTCCCACGGTGAGACGGTGGCGATCACGCGGTCGTACGGCGCGTGGTCGGGGTAGCCGAGCCCGCCATCGCCGGTGATCACGTGCACGTCGCCGTAGCCTGTTGCGGCCAGCGCTCCGGAGGCTCTCGTGGTGACGTCCGGGTCGATGTCGATCGTGGTCACCAGGTCCGCGCGGCCGGTCAACTGGGCGAGCAGGCACGCGTTGTATCCAGTTCCTGCGCCGATTTCCAGGATGCGGTTGCCCGGTCGAACATCGAGTTGGTCGAGCATCGCGGCGACCAGCCACGGCGCTGACGCACAGGACAACGACCGGCCGTCCTCGAACCGATGGGTGACTACCGCCTGCCACGGGTCG
This portion of the Saccharopolyspora antimicrobica genome encodes:
- a CDS encoding DUF2397 domain-containing protein, which produces MSDDDDGRGSAPGQARLSRWELAGFPGRVEIANYLTQEHTSQYRLIVDVLFDAQEVALTGIGRDELLTALQDRIEAAVGGLQARELTMPPVLDLDARMHQLEQWGVVHSWQDRARTEADFVRSRDRYQLTPEAADLHGWLRQRGDDHSAMASAAAFAPAVIADRLDDMLGAASVKDYPAAAQAWSQVRTTLKNMADAARIWQSRLASALAGTPDEGKITQLRDTVMSYITVWGAGIDTYTARIRNAVQRLDDMGPQLWREVAVVGLDPEAREETISTMAEVHHAGVDTLRAWFATSDNQAARLRRQVRDAVTPLLRGTRALLSTGGHITRQAELFRVAAVIDSATDDQEAWRVWCQATGQWSARHLPGEPADPPVGVARTSFWEAPPVSIDAVARQRSRSTSGGPPAQVPNRRSARDQARRLLEKQRREQSAAERELLARSGTPLSTWTPLGAGEAELFWGVLTAVASARTANDAEVRRVTTADGRWLVIAHPPARPDDSARVRTPGGDIVCGDWTLELIPA
- the fxlM gene encoding methyltransferase, FxLD system, whose translation is MHTTTTSPEALRVGMVERIRKAGHAQRSEVERVLRDTPRHEFVPDAELAVAYDPWQAVVTHRFEDGRSLSCASAPWLVAAMLDQLDVRPGNRILEIGAGTGYNACLLAQLTGRADLVTTIDIDPDVTTRASGALAATGYGDVHVITGDGGLGYPDHAPYDRVIATVSPWDIPAAWWQQLAPGGRLVAPLRWRGQGRSVAFTYTDGRLVSDSLHLCGFVYLQGVEDEGELSGPIAADELVTLHWDRDQAVEIDALRGVLDQPRVTAWSGITIASNESHDGLWLRLTVTDPRVCRIKVHADVPPEVCDPIGGWWRMALVDGDTLVYLTARRLEAGDDVCWELGAIGHGPAAAELTEYLCHEIRLWGPERNQSTPSLIVYPADTPDSELAGPAIEKTHSRFVLTFGDVPS
- a CDS encoding SbcC/MukB-like Walker B domain-containing protein encodes the protein MTQADSAATEERADAAMHWREQAEGGGLPMPGRRRWQPLRVGVVNLWEFDRAEAWYADGRLQLAGANESGKSTLMTLTTLLLLAGDVSSYNIDTLGSATKKFRFYVEPSDHSMDRREKNAKKYRGWAWAEYGRLTGDGPEFFTTLLFAQARVGDNDMSPPTWCTLLGHQRVRAGLTLVESGLPVEPGQVKNIVGFEQHPSGEKYRGAIARTMFDGNSTVLTQLIRVLRVLRTPKIGARFEVDDLATAFRHALPAIDDDEIDQLSQDWDELERMRTEQDNAEQALAAITQFTNKYWLAWAHSEIRQAADPVLATRDALKQARRNETKERSTLDKCADELTSVDEQIGTAEKGQQQARTQKETLQKQQEYKEAESATANARSLREQADKAAERSRRTAGRVDAANNQFDKARERHDTARDNAEQADRKREQLGRAVATAAGDAGYGELVDELIERGDIARLTHLASHRQKLADHLRGLLHTQDQAEQRAGLAHEQLRDAETQHRAAVEAAVKVDSEVEQATAAVAHQLVKWTSQLPESPPSADLIETWMAQVTAIAEAPQPTPVLKELLLHQHFLPLQSELTGQRQSQQQELTAAVALCDQITGEIEQLSAQTEPSPPSPYLWSRRPRPEGISDSGAPLWRLVDPLPETSTEQVAMLEATLDAASLLQAWITPDGSYRTDRDGHETVWQLAPQTRGTDTAHSSESQPDSQDAGSPHRQRTLRSVLAPATGLPDNLRDVVEQLLASVAYTETLNDDTKSDNGTQTAVAEGTPGSNIGTTRVTIAHDGHWQFADLTGGAAPAHDGAELLGTAAREAARQRRLEQLNTALATADAHVNELTQQVADLAARLDALNTAYNNPPSDTAVVATIHSARQATELVASRARELTKAQDAVRKAREAVETATREVISFADEHHMPRHHEELEAVASALAALRTNIGDFDAAGQVAATLHQALIRAEQDLWQRQEEFRTVSEESRSEQEEAQRLHTAAKEAGAALSLQGKEILNRVAELDHTINSFDTNLQLLREKQRDLLEARTTAKSSADTATQRRQAVESEHADALQHWWEHLDTGIPELCGITVSLERSPETAIEDADAVTQAISIVGWEPGTPQATNHARRKWEALTGQLPELRSQLEALSSRTATLSEPSDTDPTQRPSVDLIIDGSGRPYPPPVAVQVLQQQLDQLKANYDAELDHAINELLGSTFVEHLRDRLVEVESLRLRINDKLKASPTTTSSLTLQLVRVPVSEERDANEVLKVLEKEGVTFMPAATQAQIKQFLVSRVAEAQEAARAHGETDWRKRLEHTLDYRRWFDLKLEYSTASTGKSGKRMWVALERAEHDTFSGGARVVTLLAPFIAALQAMYDQHPNAPRLMWLDEAFDGVDPPNKTALFRLLSACDLDWMMAGPGMLANNPEVPFAAIVTTCRAPKPLPGVFFETMLWNGKATTHITTPDPADLPELVRPLPDGVQAMALDTGLFDSPQ
- a CDS encoding DUF2398 family protein, with translation MYDELPESVRKHTAQRAWLGLLAFPILTYQTNPRLYRAVLDNRGTLTRWAARVGYRLTTSVGVVRLHRDPAGPELTAAPVTVEPPSRRELVLRILLAAACEEITGSTTVQYLSDAVRAASVSPACHVTPYDPNPGKDEGRRKARMERQMFLKAVDHMVRCGVLIRRTSDDALLRQWEDDGEGIGGGFEVNPDALLQFIDPHTVHRVFTADSGYVEDVRTATRRQRMLRRLLEDTALLYGDLRPEDADYARAQRSSLAAAATEMTGGALEIRAEGMLLRLPEDSPPGLVVAFPGSKRSSWFALNILDAAIAAGPPPDAVGRVAVASAVIDELIAEVAARYAKALTDELRGGVGRLRTAVEPILQTVGLVRVSPSREWIIQPTAARFRNPRVSFQPVLTADNGEFDTNLMINLEMDDSR
- a CDS encoding DUF2399 domain-containing protein — encoded protein: MNTDDIPTGTINQSDTAAAHTQLMNWAAKAGPAKIVAALRKHLEDGYSWGKTALPVELTEEERRQVRALLGTDWDASGRGVTPHILKTKLLKLGIDTDTAVRLLYDDELINRREQRREHRANASAERQQALTVLLDAGIHPTSAEAWMRRKRLPQAGHGQLIALTRSIAAAWQHLPHGTDTIMLSVLADAALDDPHALDRRAGRIGLDILRLADGDGHDDADYDGDGWRTAWEALGVICDPLSSRVLTLNLPLTGSAPACAITAAANQTGEPVWLTWRSLNGDFVLDHNQCGPDPRVDVYVCENPTVVAAAADTLASRCYPLICTNGVPSGAVRKLLAGLAATGAHLHIRADDDTTGQAIVAQLMATLPHASLWRYQQRPADTVNNNPEYEERVLNALLMDLANSNALGT